Proteins encoded within one genomic window of Ursus arctos isolate Adak ecotype North America unplaced genomic scaffold, UrsArc2.0 scaffold_7, whole genome shotgun sequence:
- the UBE2D1 gene encoding ubiquitin-conjugating enzyme E2 D1 isoform X1 has product MALKRIQKELSDLQRDPPAHCSAGPVGDDLFHWQATIMGPPDSAYQGGVFFLTVHFPTDYPFKPPKIAFTTKIYHPNINSNGSICLDILRSQWSPALTVSKVLLSICSLLCDPNPDDPLVPDIAQIYKSDKEKYNRHAREWTQKYAM; this is encoded by the exons GAATTAAGTGATCTACAACGTGACCCACCTGCTCATTGTTCAGCTGGACCTGTGGGAGATGACT TGTTCCACTGGCAAGCAACTATTATGGGACCT CCTGATAGCGCCTATCAAGGTGGAGTCTTCTTTCTCACCGTACATTTTCCAACAGACTATCCTTTTAAGCCACcaaag aTTGCTTTCACAACAAAAATTTACCATCCAAACATAAACAGTAATGGAAGTATTTGTCTTGATATCCTGAGGTCACAATGGTCACCAGCTCTGACTGTATCAAAAG TTTTATTGTCCATATGTTCTCTACTTTGTGATCCTAATCCAGATGACCCCTTAGTACCAGATATTGCACAAATCtataaatcagacaaagaaaa ATACAACAGACATGCAAGAGAATGGACTCAGAAATATGCAAtgtaa
- the UBE2D1 gene encoding ubiquitin-conjugating enzyme E2 D1 isoform X2, translating to MTPDSAYQGGVFFLTVHFPTDYPFKPPKIAFTTKIYHPNINSNGSICLDILRSQWSPALTVSKVLLSICSLLCDPNPDDPLVPDIAQIYKSDKEKYNRHAREWTQKYAM from the exons ATGACT CCTGATAGCGCCTATCAAGGTGGAGTCTTCTTTCTCACCGTACATTTTCCAACAGACTATCCTTTTAAGCCACcaaag aTTGCTTTCACAACAAAAATTTACCATCCAAACATAAACAGTAATGGAAGTATTTGTCTTGATATCCTGAGGTCACAATGGTCACCAGCTCTGACTGTATCAAAAG TTTTATTGTCCATATGTTCTCTACTTTGTGATCCTAATCCAGATGACCCCTTAGTACCAGATATTGCACAAATCtataaatcagacaaagaaaa ATACAACAGACATGCAAGAGAATGGACTCAGAAATATGCAAtgtaa